The proteins below come from a single Panicum hallii strain FIL2 chromosome 7, PHallii_v3.1, whole genome shotgun sequence genomic window:
- the LOC112900582 gene encoding serine carboxypeptidase 1-like, with amino-acid sequence MLCLMHAHTHCCFCSSWPSPPSLPLLVAAALVLRLAAAAPQEHLVTRLPCFHGGASSSFPSRHYAGYVRDGGRGQRDYLVLSERDPAADPVVLWLNGGPGCSSFDGFVYEHGPFTFEPRRSTTPGGLPRLRLNPYSWSKVSNIMYLDSPAGVGMSYSLNKSDYTTGDLKTAADAHKFLLKWFELYPEFQSNPFYISGESYAGYYIPTLTDEVVKGILKGVEPRINFKGYLIGNGATDVNYDYNAFVPFAHGMGLISTGMYEDVKATCGGTFWGKVDDLCQENIERVHWELKDLNMYNILAPCYHHPEMQEVEFINSSLPSSFTRLGETERPFPVRKRMAGRSWPLRAAVRNGHIPMWPGLGGRSLPCTSDELATLWLDDEGVRAAIHAKPKSLIGSWELYTARIDYTHDTGTMQSYHKKFTAMGYRVLIYSGDHELCVPFTGTEAWVKSIGYQVVDRWRPWYFGKQVAGYTQGYDHNLTFLTIKGAGHAVPEYKPREALAFYSRWLAGKKI; translated from the exons ATGCTTTGTctgatg CACGCACACACGCACTGCTGCTTCTGTTCTTCATGGCCTtctcctccctctcttcccctccTTGTAGCCGCCGCGCTCGTCCTCcggctcgccgccgcggcgccgcagGAGCACCTCGTCACGCGCCTCCCGTGCTTCCATGGCGGCGCCAGCAGCAGCTTCCCCTCCAGGCACTACGCCGGGTAC GTACGTGACGGTGGACGGGGCCAGCGAGACTACCTCGTGCTCTCGGAGCGCGACCCCGCCGCCGACCCCGTCGTGCTCTGGCTCAACGGCGGGCCTGGCTGCTCCAGCTTCGACGGCTTCGTCTACGAGCACGGGCCCTTCACCTTCGAGCCCCGCCGGAGCACGACGCCGGGCGGCCTGCCCAGGCTGCGCCTCAACCCCTACAGCTGGTCAAAG GTCTCAAACATCATGTACCTGGACTCTCCTGCTGGTGTTGGGATGTCATACTCGTTGAACAAATCGGATTACACGACCGGAGACCTGAAAACTGCAGCTGATGCACACAAGTTCCTTTTGAAG TGGTTTGAGCTGTACCCCGAGTTTCAGTCGAACCCCTTCTACATTTCTGGGGAGTCATATGCAGGATATTATATCCCCACACTCACAGATGAAGTTGTCAAAG GGATCTTGAAAGGTGTGGAGCCAAGGATCAATTTCAAG GGCTATCTGATAGGCAATGGAGCAACTGATGTGAACTATGATTACAATGCCTTTGTGCCATTTGCACATGGGATGGGCCTCATCTCAACTGGCATGTACGAG GATGTCAAAGCTACATGCGGCGGCACATTCTGGGGTAAGGTAGATGATCTGTGCCAGGAGAACATAGAGAGAGTGCATTGG GAACTAAAAGACCTGAACATGTACAACATCCTTGCACCTTGCTACCACCATCCTGAAATGCAAGAGGTAGAGTTCATCAACAGCAGCTTGCCATCGAGTTTCACAAGGCTGGGAGAGACTGAGAGGCCATTTCCAGTGAGGAAGCGAATGGCAGGTCGTTCTTGGCCCCTCCGTGCTGCTGTTAGGAATGGACACATTCCGATGTGGCCAGGACTGGGTGGCAGATCACTTCCCTGCACG AGTGATGAACTTGCTACTCTATGGCTAGACGATGAAGGTGTGAGAGCTGCAATTCATGCCAAACCA AAAAGCTTAATTGGATCATGGGAACTATATACCGCAAGAATAGACTACACTCATGATACTGGAACAATGCAGAGCTATCACAAGAAGTTCACCGCGATGGGGTATCGCGTGCTAATTTACAG TGGAGACCATGAGCTGTGTGTTCCTTTCACTGGAACGGAAGCATGGGTAAAATCAATAGGCTACCAAGTTGTTGATAGGTGGCGGCCATGGTACTTCGGAAAGCAAGTTGCTGG ATATACACAAGGTTATGATCATAATCTAACCTTCCTCACAATAAAG GGAGCCGGCCACGCTGTCCCTGAGTACAAGCCCAGGGAAGCGCTCGCATTTTACAGTCGCTGGCTTGCAGGGAAAAAGATCTAA
- the LOC112901096 gene encoding probable protein phosphatase 2C 38, protein MVAVAAGRRAGAVGGGGRRRAGCGDQSQAQQRLLAVAVAARFAEAGPPQTAEASAGGCCVELLECLLGALGVSVTAVAPAPAQYRWAVRSIRRRRPRGASAEGRRAGAEPPAPGRIAGNGASASAAASLYTMQGKKGVNQDAMVVWENFGSKDDTVFCGVFDGHGPNGHLVAKRVRDLLPVKLSANLGRNGVATGGTTPHMVEDTDASLEKEENDEPPEFFPALRASFLRAFYVMDRDLKLHRNIDCAFSGTTAVTVIKQGQNLIIGNLGDSRAVLGTRDEENHLVAVQLTVDLKPSIPSEAERIRQRRGRIFSLPDEPDVARVWLPTFNSPGLAMARSFGDFCLKNYGIISMPDVSYHCITEKDEFVVLATDGVWDVLSNGEVVSIISKAPSQVSAAQFLVESAQRAWRTRYPTSKTDDCAAVCLFLNTEAASTSSSSGTKDLTNVEASSSKHSLTVKSSTAVPANLVTALVEDEEWSVLDSVSGPVTLPILPKPTSVVKESTKD, encoded by the exons ATGGTGGCGGTCGCGGCGGGGAGGCGGGCCGGggccgtgggcggcggcggccgccggcgcgcgGGCTGCGGCGACCAGTCACAGGCGCAGCAGAGGCTGCTggcggtcgccgtcgccgcgcgcTTCGCCGAGGCGGGGCCGCCCCAGACCGCAGAGGCCTCCGCCGGCGGCTGCTGCGTCGAGCTCCTCGAGTGCCTGCTCGGGGCGCTGGGCGTCAGCGTCACCGCCGTCGCCCCGGCGCCCGCGCAGTACAGGTGGGCCGTGCGCTCGatccggcgccgccggccccgcggcgCGTCCGCAGAGGGCCGCCGCGCAGGGGCCGAGCCCCCGGCCCCGGGCCGCATCGCGGGGAAcggcgcctccgcctccgccgcggcgtcGCTCTACACCATGCAGGGCAAGAAGGGCGTCAACCAGGACGCCATGGTCGTCTGGGAG AATTTTGGTTCAAAAGATGATACCGTGTTTTGTGGTGTTTTTGATGGCCATGGACCAAATGGACATTTGGTTGCCAAGAGGGTCAGAGATCTTCTCCCTGTAAAGTTGAGTGCAAATTTAGGAAGGAATGGGGTCGCTACAGGAGGTACAACTCCACACATGGTTGAAGATACTGATGCTTCCCTTGAAAAGGAGGAGAATGACGAGCCACCAGAATTTTTCCCAGCACTGAGAGCTTCATTCTTGCGGGCATTTTATGTTATGGACAGGGATCTGAAATTACACAGAAATATTGATTGTGCATTCAGTGGAACAACAGCAGTTACAGTAATCAAGCAG GGACAAAATCTTATAATTGGTAACTTGGGGGATTCTAGAGCTGTCTTGGGCACTAGAGATGAAGAAAATCACCTAGTTGCCGTTCAGTTGACGGTGGACCTCAAACCTAGCATTCCAA GTGAAGCAGAGCGAATCAGGCAGCGAAGGGGTAGAATATTCTCTCTTCCAGATGAGCCGGATGTTGCACGTGTGTGGCTTCCCACATTCAACTCACCAGGACTGGCCATGGCAAGATCATTTGGAGACTTCTGTCTAAAGAATTATGGTATTATTTCAATGCCTGATGTTTCATACCATTGCATCACTGAGAAGGATGAATTTGTTGTGTTGGCGACTGATGGG GTATGGGATGTACTTTCCAATGGTGAAGTTGTTAGCATCATCAGCAAAGCCCCTTCACAGGTCTCAGCAGCCCAGTTTCTTGTGGAATCGGCTCAGAGGGCATGGAGGACTCGGTACCCCACATCAAAGACTGACGACTGTGCTGCTGTCTGTCTCTTCCTGAATACAGaagcagcaagtacatcctccaGTTCTGGAACCAAAGATTTGACGAACGTAGAAGCAAGCAGCAGTAAGCACTCATTGACTGTTAAGTCAAGCACTGCGGTTCCTGCAAACCTTGTTACTGCATTGGTAGAGGATGAAGAGTGGTCTGTTCTTGATAGTGTCTCTGGGCCTGTCACTCTGCCAATTTTGCCAAAACCTACTTCAGTTGTGAAGGAGAGCACAAAAGATTGA